Genomic segment of Streptomyces zhihengii:
GCCGGGGCGGGGAGCCGGCCTGGGCTCAGCCGAGCAGCGAGCGGCCGATGATCTCCTTCATGATCTCGGTGGTGCCGCCGTAGATGGTCTGGACCCGGCTGTCGAGGAACGCCCGGGCGACCCGGTACTCGCTCATGTAGCCGTATCCGCCGTGGAGTTGCAGGCAGCGGTCGACCGTCCGCTTCTGGAGTTCGGTGGCCCACCACTTGGCCATCGAGGCGTGCGCCGCGTCGAGTTCGCCCTTGGTGTGGTCGGCGATGCAGCGGTCCATGAAGGCCCGGGTGACGGCGCACTCGGTGGCCATCTCGGCGATCTCGAAGCGGATGTGCTGGAGCCTGGCCAGCGGCCGGCCGAACGCCTCGCGCTCCTTCACATAGGCGGTGGTGACGCCGAGGATGTCCTCGGCCGCCGCGGCGGCGCCGACCGCGATCGCCAGCCGCTCCTGGGCGAGGTTGCCCATGAGGTAGGTGAACGCCTGGTTCTCCTCGCCGAGCAGGTTCTCCTTGGGGACGCGCACGCCGTCGAAGAACAGTTCGGCGGTGTCCTGGGCCTTCTGGCCGATCTTGTCGAGGTTGCGGCCGCGTTCGAAGCCCTCGGCACCGCGTTCCACGACGAGCAGCGACAGCCCGTGCGCGCCGCCCTCGGGAGTGGTCTTCGCGACGACGACCACCAGGTCGGCGAGGATGCCGTTGGAGATGAAGGTCTTGGTGCCGTCGAGCACCCAGTGGTCGCCCGCGTCGGTGGCGGTGGTGCGGATGCCCTGGAGGTCGGAGCCGGCGCCCGGCTCCGACATGGCGATCGCGGTGACGATGTCGCCGGAGACGAATCCGGGCAGCCAGCGCTGCTTCTGCTCCTCGGTGCCGAGCGAGGTGAGGTACGGGCCGACGATGTCGTTGTGCAGGCTGAGCGCCAGCCCGGAGGCGCCGGCGCGGGCGAACTCCTCGATGAGGACGGCGCTGTAGCGGAAGTCGTCCGACCCCCCGCCGCCGTACTCCTCGCCGACGGCCGTGCCGAGCAGCCCTTGGCGGCCGGCCGAACGCCACACCTCGCGGTCGACGACGCCGTCGCGCTCCCAGCGCGCGTGGTGCGGGACGACCTCCTTGGCGAGGAAGGTCCGCACGGTCTCGCGGAACGCCTCGTGGTCGGGGCCGTACAGGTCTCGTTCCAGGGTCACAGCCAGTTCCTCACGTGCTCGACGAGCCGGGCGGGATCGGGGCCGACGGGGGTGACGTTGAGCATGGTCACGCCCGCCTCGCGGAAGACCTCGACGCGGTCACGGACATAGCCCTCGGGGCCGGCGAGGCAGAGCCGCTCCAGCAGCTCGGCCGGTACGGCGGCTTCCGCGTCCTTCTTGCGGCCCGCGAGGTAGTGCTCCTGCACGGCCGAGGCCGCGGACTCGTAGCCGTAGGAGCAGACCAGGTCGTAGTAGAAGTTGCGGCCCGGCGCCCCCATGCCGCCGACGTAGAGGGCGACGGTGGGGCGCATCAGGTCGCGGACGGCCGCGGCGTCGTCGCCGATGGCCAGCAGACCGCCGGCCACGACCGAGAGCGGGCCGAGCGCCGGGTCGCGCCGTGCGGCGCCCTCGGCCAGGGACGGGCCCCAGACCTCGGCCGCGCGCTCGGGGACGTAGAGGAACGGCAGCCATCCGTCGGCGATCTCGGCGGTCATCCGGACGTTGGCCGGGCCCAGCGCCGCGACGTAGACGGGCACGGTGTCGCGGACGGGGTGGTTCAGCAGCTTCAGCGGCTTGCCGAGGGTGCCGCCCTTCTCGGGCGGCAGGGGCAGGTCGGTGATGCCGTGGTGCTCGATCACCTCGCGCCGCAGGATCCGGCGGGACAGCTCGATGACCTCGCGGGTGCGGCCCAGCGGACGGTCGTAGCGGCGGCCGTGCCAGCCCTCGACGACCTGCGGTCCGGAGGCGCCGACGCCGAGCAGCGCGCGGCCGCCGGTGAGGGCGTCCAGCCCGGCCGCGGTCTGGGCGATCAGCGCGGGGGTGCGCGAGTAGACGTTGAGGATGGCGGAGCCGATCCGCATCCGCTCGGTCCGCGCGGCCAGGTAGCCCATGATCGTCGGGGAGTCGAAGCCGTACGCCTCGGCCACCCACACGGCGTCGAGGCCGGCGGACTCCAGGGCGGCGGCCCGGTCCGCGGCCTCGCGCGGATCCCCGGCGTACGTCAGGGGTGAGGACAGTTCCATCAGCGGTGGTCCTTCAGCAGTTCGGGCACGCCCCAGTCACGCGCCACCTCCGGGGTGTGGGCCCCGGGGACGGCCGGCGGGCGCCGCAGGGTGCCGGGGGTGCCGGAGAAGCGGGGGGCGGGGGCGGGCTGGGTGATGCCGTGCGCCTCGGTGTAGGTGCCGCGTCCGGTCAGATGGGGGTGTCCGGCGGCCTCGCGCAGCGAGAGCACGGGCGCGACGCAGGCGTCGGTGCCCTCGAAGACGTCCGTCCAGCGGGCCCGGGTGGCGGTCTTGAAGCGGTTGGCGAACAGGGTGCGCAGGGCGGGCCAGTTGCGCGGGTCTGCGCGGTCGGGCAGTTCCCCGGCGTCGAGGCCCAGCAGGGCGGTGAACGCCGCGTAGAACTGCGGTTCGAGCGTGCCGACGGCCATCCAGCCGCCGTCCGAGGTCTCGTAGACGGCGTAGTGGGGGCAGCCGCCGTCGAGCAGGTTGCGGCCGCGGGTGTCCTGCCAGGTGCCTTCGGCGAGCATGCCCCAGAACATGGCGGTGAGGTGCGCGGTGCCGTCCACGATCGCGGCGTCCACCACCTGGCCGCGGCCGGTGGCGCGGGCGGTGAGCAGGGCGGCGAGGACACCGGTGGTCAGGTAGAGGGAGCCGCCCGCGTAGTCGCCGAGCAGGTTGACGGGGACGGCGGGCGGTCCGCCGGGCGCGCCGATCATGGACAGGGCGCCGGCGGTGGCGATGTAGCCGATGTCGTGTCCGGCCCGCGGGGCGAGGGGGCCCTGCTGGCCCCAGCCCGTCATCCGCCCGTACACCAGGGCGGGGTTGGCGGCCAGGCACTCCTCGGGGCCGACGCCGAGGCGTTCCGCGACGCCGGGCCGGTATCCCTCCAGGAGGACGTCGGCGCGGGACGCGAGGGCCCGTACGGTGTCCGGTCCGCCGGGCGACTTGAGGTCGACCAGGACGGAGCGCTTGTTGCGGTTGGTCACGTCACGGGCGGGGTCGCCGCCGAGCGGCGAGGGGCCGGGGCGGTCCACCCGCACCACGTCGGCGCCCAGGTCGGCGAGGAGCATCGCGGCGAACGGACCGGGCCCGATGCCCGCCAGTTCGACCACGCGCACGCCGTCCAGCGGGCCCGCGACATCGCGGCCGGGAGGATCGGTGGGGTGCCGGCTCATGGGTTCCTTTCTCGGTTCACGGCGGACACACCGCCGTCGATCGAGGACTTACTGAGCGTTCGCTAAGAACGTAGAAGTGGGACGCCGGTCGGTCAACTCCCCGTGCGGCACGAGTTTTCGTGGATACTCACCGGGGAAGTGACATCACGCCGGGCGCCGGGGACCAGGATTCCCTGATCGAGCGCTAAGGAACCGGAAGGGTGGCGTTTCGGTGTCACGGCCGTACGATGTCGCCGACCGCCGCCCGCCTTGAGGAGAGTCGTTGAACACCGAGCCGAGCCAGGACACCACGCCCCCGGCGGAGCACTGGCGCTCCTACGCACCGCTCGACCTGCACGCGATCCTGATGCGCGCCATGGAGGCCTTCAACGAGCACGGCTACCACGGCACATCGGTGCGCGACATCGCCGGCCGGGTGGGCGTCACCGTGCCCGCGCTCTACTACCACTACGCGAACAAGCAGGCCCTGCTGGCCACCCTGCTGGAGACGTCCATCAGGGACGTCCTGGACCGCTGCCGGGCCGCCGCCGGGGAGGCCGGCGACGATCCGCTGGCCCGCTTCTGCGGCATGGTCGAGTCGATCGTGCTCTACATGGCCCACCGCCAGCAACTGGCCTTCCTGGACACCGAGATCCGCAGCCTGGAGCCGGAGAACCGGGCGCGGTACATCGCCCTGCGCGACTACCTGGAGCACATGCTGCTGGACACCGTCGAGGCGGGCCGCGCGCAGGGCGTCTTCACCACCCCGATCCCGGCCGACGCGGTGCGCTCGGTGCTCGTGATGTGCCAGGGCGTCGCCAACTGGTTCCGCGAGGACGGCCCGCTCACCGCCGAGGAGGTCGCCGAGCGCCATGTGCTGCTGAGCCTCGGCACCGTGGGCCATCCCGGCACCGTCACCGGGGAGGCCCCGCTCCCGCTGCGGGGCCCCTCCTCCGCGCGAGGCACGGCGGGCCGGGTCACCGCGCCGCGCACCCCCCGCTGACGCCCCGGCCCTGCACGTTCCCCACCCCCGACCCGCTCCCCCGCCCGCACCCTCCCGGCACACCGCCGCCGCGGTGCGGGCACCGACGAGAGGACACCCCGCATGGACGTGCACGAGGCCCGCACCCGGTTCCGCGAGCTCCGGGAGAAGGACGGACCGGTCCCGGCCGCCGAACTCGACGCGATCTGGGCCGTGCTGGCCACCACCCGCCCGGAGGAGATACTCGGCGAGTGGAAGGGCGGCGAGTTCGCCACCGGCCATCCGCTCAACGGCATGCTGGCGAAGGCCGGCTGGCACGGCAAGCGGTTCGCCTCGGTGCACGACGCCAAGCCGCTGATGTGCCGGGACGCCACCGGCGCGCTGTACTCCAACCTGGAGCTCGGCAAGGGCGAGGCCAGCCTGTGGACCGTCGAGTTCCGGGGCGAGACGACGGCCACCATGGTCTACGACGGCCAGCCGGTGTTCGACCACTTCAAGTGGGTCGACGACACCACGCTGATGGGCATCATGACGGCCAAGGGCGTGCCCCCGGAGGGCCCCTTCTACTACTTCTTCCTCGAACGCGACACCGAGGCCGGGACCCCGCGGGAGGCGGCACCCGCCGGAGCCGGCGCGTGAGACACGTCCGTGCCGCCGTCGCCGCGGCACCCGGGGCGCCCTTCACGCTCCGGGACGCCGTGCTGGAGGACCCGCGGCCGTGCGAGGTGCTGGTGCGGACGACCGCGGTCGGGATCTGCCACACCGACCTGGGGATGCGGGACACCTGGCCCGCGGCTCTGACGCCGATGGTCTTCGGCCACGAGGGCGCGGGCGTCGTCGAGGCGGTGGGCGCGGAGGTGACCGGTCTCGCGCCCGGGGACCGGGTGTGCCTCA
This window contains:
- a CDS encoding TetR/AcrR family transcriptional regulator — encoded protein: MNTEPSQDTTPPAEHWRSYAPLDLHAILMRAMEAFNEHGYHGTSVRDIAGRVGVTVPALYYHYANKQALLATLLETSIRDVLDRCRAAAGEAGDDPLARFCGMVESIVLYMAHRQQLAFLDTEIRSLEPENRARYIALRDYLEHMLLDTVEAGRAQGVFTTPIPADAVRSVLVMCQGVANWFREDGPLTAEEVAERHVLLSLGTVGHPGTVTGEAPLPLRGPSSARGTAGRVTAPRTPR
- a CDS encoding DUF4334 domain-containing protein → MDVHEARTRFRELREKDGPVPAAELDAIWAVLATTRPEEILGEWKGGEFATGHPLNGMLAKAGWHGKRFASVHDAKPLMCRDATGALYSNLELGKGEASLWTVEFRGETTATMVYDGQPVFDHFKWVDDTTLMGIMTAKGVPPEGPFYYFFLERDTEAGTPREAAPAGAGA
- a CDS encoding CaiB/BaiF CoA transferase family protein, with the protein product MSRHPTDPPGRDVAGPLDGVRVVELAGIGPGPFAAMLLADLGADVVRVDRPGPSPLGGDPARDVTNRNKRSVLVDLKSPGGPDTVRALASRADVLLEGYRPGVAERLGVGPEECLAANPALVYGRMTGWGQQGPLAPRAGHDIGYIATAGALSMIGAPGGPPAVPVNLLGDYAGGSLYLTTGVLAALLTARATGRGQVVDAAIVDGTAHLTAMFWGMLAEGTWQDTRGRNLLDGGCPHYAVYETSDGGWMAVGTLEPQFYAAFTALLGLDAGELPDRADPRNWPALRTLFANRFKTATRARWTDVFEGTDACVAPVLSLREAAGHPHLTGRGTYTEAHGITQPAPAPRFSGTPGTLRRPPAVPGAHTPEVARDWGVPELLKDHR
- a CDS encoding LLM class F420-dependent oxidoreductase; protein product: MELSSPLTYAGDPREAADRAAALESAGLDAVWVAEAYGFDSPTIMGYLAARTERMRIGSAILNVYSRTPALIAQTAAGLDALTGGRALLGVGASGPQVVEGWHGRRYDRPLGRTREVIELSRRILRREVIEHHGITDLPLPPEKGGTLGKPLKLLNHPVRDTVPVYVAALGPANVRMTAEIADGWLPFLYVPERAAEVWGPSLAEGAARRDPALGPLSVVAGGLLAIGDDAAAVRDLMRPTVALYVGGMGAPGRNFYYDLVCSYGYESAASAVQEHYLAGRKKDAEAAVPAELLERLCLAGPEGYVRDRVEVFREAGVTMLNVTPVGPDPARLVEHVRNWL
- a CDS encoding acyl-CoA dehydrogenase family protein — its product is MTLERDLYGPDHEAFRETVRTFLAKEVVPHHARWERDGVVDREVWRSAGRQGLLGTAVGEEYGGGGSDDFRYSAVLIEEFARAGASGLALSLHNDIVGPYLTSLGTEEQKQRWLPGFVSGDIVTAIAMSEPGAGSDLQGIRTTATDAGDHWVLDGTKTFISNGILADLVVVVAKTTPEGGAHGLSLLVVERGAEGFERGRNLDKIGQKAQDTAELFFDGVRVPKENLLGEENQAFTYLMGNLAQERLAIAVGAAAAAEDILGVTTAYVKEREAFGRPLARLQHIRFEIAEMATECAVTRAFMDRCIADHTKGELDAAHASMAKWWATELQKRTVDRCLQLHGGYGYMSEYRVARAFLDSRVQTIYGGTTEIMKEIIGRSLLG